A single window of Cataglyphis hispanica isolate Lineage 1 chromosome 2, ULB_Chis1_1.0, whole genome shotgun sequence DNA harbors:
- the LOC126859113 gene encoding uncharacterized protein LOC126859113 isoform X2: MMSWLFGKKKHKDSPPESRDEQQTPADSGDEFVVIERRRTSLPPNVDGQNTPYPSGLYPFIGGTPMNPTMSAGNLPNLSQQADAPHYLSGVPFKLCKHLESNMNNDLEIDGLRISEISSFVERLENQNYDYDFSLETGVISEMNSQTDE, translated from the exons ATG ATGTCTTGGCTTTTTGGCAAAAAGAAGCACAAGGATTCACCTCCCGAATCCAGGGATGAACAACAAACCCCTGCAGATTCAGGAGATGAATTTGTAGTAATCGAAAGAAGAAGAACCTCATTGCCACCTAATGTTGATGGGCAAAATACACCTTATCCTAGTGGGTTATATCCATTTATCGGTGGAACACCAATGAATCCTACAATGTCGGCTGGTAATTTACCAAATCTAAGTCAACAAGCGGATGCTCCGCATTATCTAAGTGGTGTACcatttaaattatgcaaacaCTTGGAAAgtaatatgaataatgattTGGAAATAGATGGCCTACGGATTAGCGAAATATCATCTTTTGTTGAAAGattagaaaatcaaaattacgaTTATGATTTTTCTCTTGAAACAGGAGTTATTTCAGAAATGAATAGCCAGACTGATGAGTAA
- the LOC126859113 gene encoding uncharacterized protein LOC126859113 isoform X1: MKMSWLFGKKKHKDSPPESRDEQQTPADSGDEFVVIERRRTSLPPNVDGQNTPYPSGLYPFIGGTPMNPTMSAGNLPNLSQQADAPHYLSGVPFKLCKHLESNMNNDLEIDGLRISEISSFVERLENQNYDYDFSLETGVISEMNSQTDE, from the exons ATG AAGATGTCTTGGCTTTTTGGCAAAAAGAAGCACAAGGATTCACCTCCCGAATCCAGGGATGAACAACAAACCCCTGCAGATTCAGGAGATGAATTTGTAGTAATCGAAAGAAGAAGAACCTCATTGCCACCTAATGTTGATGGGCAAAATACACCTTATCCTAGTGGGTTATATCCATTTATCGGTGGAACACCAATGAATCCTACAATGTCGGCTGGTAATTTACCAAATCTAAGTCAACAAGCGGATGCTCCGCATTATCTAAGTGGTGTACcatttaaattatgcaaacaCTTGGAAAgtaatatgaataatgattTGGAAATAGATGGCCTACGGATTAGCGAAATATCATCTTTTGTTGAAAGattagaaaatcaaaattacgaTTATGATTTTTCTCTTGAAACAGGAGTTATTTCAGAAATGAATAGCCAGACTGATGAGTAA
- the LOC126859113 gene encoding uncharacterized protein LOC126859113 isoform X3 — protein MSWLFGKKKHKDSPPESRDEQQTPADSGDEFVVIERRRTSLPPNVDGQNTPYPSGLYPFIGGTPMNPTMSAGNLPNLSQQADAPHYLSGVPFKLCKHLESNMNNDLEIDGLRISEISSFVERLENQNYDYDFSLETGVISEMNSQTDE, from the coding sequence ATGTCTTGGCTTTTTGGCAAAAAGAAGCACAAGGATTCACCTCCCGAATCCAGGGATGAACAACAAACCCCTGCAGATTCAGGAGATGAATTTGTAGTAATCGAAAGAAGAAGAACCTCATTGCCACCTAATGTTGATGGGCAAAATACACCTTATCCTAGTGGGTTATATCCATTTATCGGTGGAACACCAATGAATCCTACAATGTCGGCTGGTAATTTACCAAATCTAAGTCAACAAGCGGATGCTCCGCATTATCTAAGTGGTGTACcatttaaattatgcaaacaCTTGGAAAgtaatatgaataatgattTGGAAATAGATGGCCTACGGATTAGCGAAATATCATCTTTTGTTGAAAGattagaaaatcaaaattacgaTTATGATTTTTCTCTTGAAACAGGAGTTATTTCAGAAATGAATAGCCAGACTGATGAGTAA